Proteins encoded within one genomic window of Brockia lithotrophica:
- a CDS encoding ATP-dependent helicase has protein sequence MEELLCNLSPEQREAVTTTEGPVLVVAGAGSGKTRVLTHRIAYLIARGVPPSRILAITFTNKAAREMKERSIALVGDAAREVWISTFHSFAARILRMGGEAIGLPQNFTILDTDDVRSLFRAILEELNLDPKREDPRRYAAEVSRLKNEGTSPEDYLKRFDPTRPWERLLAQIYLRYEERKAQTGSLDFDDLLLRAVELLEHEAGSRLATRFRYIHVDEYQDTNPMQYRLLHALTREHANLFVVGDADQSIYAWRGADPRIFLSFVEDFPGAKVITLERNYRSTQKILDAANALIRHNPGRPPKELWTENEGKEPVRVLFAGNQNEEAEAVVKRIDALTREGYALGDIAVLYRTNGQSRVVEEALLSAGIPYRIVGGLRFYERKEIKDVLAYLRLIANPVDDLSFLRVVNEPRRGIGESTLARLRDFADSMGSSLFHAACRADEADIPRSKAKVLIGFCTLLRELGARSRELPLARFVDEVLEVTGYRAALLALPEPERSSRLENVQEFLNMATSFQALHPEADLPAFLAEVALLTDVDTFEEAEDRVTLLTLHAAKGLEFPVVFILGLEEGLLPHHLSVEEGNVDEERRLLYVGMTRAKERLFLTYAEYRSQYGSPMRPSRPSRFLEEIPSELLVVEDVRSPWAREILRRHRFSTAVADERETAGVAGLPSFGRFGSSREERLGKTGGKAGPEDEPWQPGDRLVHAIFGEGTVVQVRERGDEIELVVAFPHPLGVRTLLPRYAPIIRRKGS, from the coding sequence ATGGAGGAACTTTTGTGCAACTTAAGTCCCGAGCAGCGCGAGGCGGTGACGACTACGGAAGGGCCCGTTCTCGTCGTTGCGGGTGCCGGAAGCGGGAAGACGCGCGTCCTCACCCACCGCATTGCCTACCTCATCGCTCGCGGCGTTCCGCCCTCGCGGATCCTCGCGATCACCTTTACGAACAAGGCGGCGCGAGAGATGAAGGAGCGCTCCATAGCCCTCGTCGGGGATGCGGCCCGCGAGGTGTGGATTTCCACCTTCCACAGCTTTGCCGCCCGGATTCTCCGCATGGGCGGGGAGGCCATCGGCCTGCCGCAGAACTTCACGATTCTCGACACGGACGACGTGCGGAGCCTCTTTCGCGCGATCCTCGAAGAACTCAACCTCGATCCCAAGCGCGAGGATCCCCGCCGGTATGCGGCAGAGGTTTCTCGACTCAAAAACGAAGGGACCTCGCCCGAGGACTACCTCAAGCGTTTTGACCCCACGCGTCCCTGGGAGCGCCTGCTCGCCCAGATCTACCTGCGTTACGAGGAAAGGAAGGCTCAGACCGGTTCCCTCGACTTTGACGACCTCCTCCTCCGCGCCGTCGAACTTCTCGAGCACGAGGCGGGGTCGCGCCTCGCCACGAGGTTTCGCTACATCCACGTCGACGAGTACCAGGATACGAACCCCATGCAGTACCGCCTCTTGCATGCCCTGACGCGCGAACACGCCAACCTCTTCGTCGTCGGAGATGCCGACCAGTCCATCTACGCCTGGCGCGGTGCGGACCCCCGCATCTTTCTCTCGTTTGTCGAGGACTTTCCCGGAGCGAAGGTGATCACCCTCGAGCGGAACTACCGTTCGACCCAGAAGATCCTCGATGCCGCCAACGCCCTGATCCGCCACAACCCGGGCCGCCCGCCCAAAGAACTTTGGACGGAAAACGAGGGGAAAGAGCCCGTGCGCGTCCTCTTCGCCGGCAACCAGAACGAGGAGGCCGAAGCCGTCGTTAAGCGGATCGACGCCCTCACGCGCGAGGGCTACGCGTTGGGCGACATCGCCGTCCTGTATCGGACCAACGGACAGTCCCGCGTTGTCGAAGAAGCCCTCCTCTCCGCCGGCATTCCCTACCGCATCGTCGGCGGTCTTCGGTTTTACGAGCGCAAGGAGATCAAAGACGTCCTCGCCTACCTTCGGCTCATTGCCAACCCGGTCGACGACCTCAGTTTCCTCCGCGTGGTGAACGAACCGCGGCGCGGAATCGGAGAGTCAACCCTTGCCCGTCTGCGGGACTTTGCGGATTCTATGGGGTCTTCCCTCTTTCACGCCGCCTGCCGCGCCGACGAAGCGGACATCCCCCGAAGTAAGGCCAAAGTCCTCATCGGATTTTGCACCCTCCTGCGCGAACTCGGCGCGCGTTCGCGGGAACTGCCGCTTGCGCGTTTCGTGGACGAAGTTCTCGAAGTGACGGGTTACCGGGCGGCCCTCCTCGCGCTTCCCGAGCCGGAGCGTTCCTCTCGGCTGGAAAACGTGCAGGAGTTTCTGAACATGGCCACCTCCTTTCAGGCCCTCCATCCCGAAGCGGACCTGCCCGCGTTCCTCGCTGAGGTGGCGCTCCTTACGGACGTCGATACGTTCGAGGAGGCGGAGGACCGCGTAACCCTCCTCACGCTCCACGCCGCCAAGGGGCTCGAGTTTCCCGTGGTGTTCATCCTCGGCCTCGAGGAAGGCCTGCTCCCCCACCACCTCTCCGTCGAGGAGGGCAACGTAGACGAGGAACGCCGCCTCCTCTACGTGGGGATGACGCGCGCCAAGGAGCGCCTCTTTCTCACCTACGCGGAGTACCGCTCCCAGTACGGATCTCCCATGCGGCCGAGCCGACCGAGTCGGTTTCTCGAGGAAATCCCCTCGGAGCTTCTCGTCGTCGAAGACGTCCGTTCTCCGTGGGCACGGGAAATCCTGCGCCGGCACAGGTTTTCCACGGCTGTTGCGGATGAGCGCGAAACCGCGGGGGTCGCAGGATTGCCGTCCTTCGGACGCTTCGGAAGTTCCCGCGAAGAAAGGCTCGGGAAGACAGGGGGGAAAGCAGGCCCCGAAGACGAACCTTGGCAGCCCGGCGATCGCCTCGTCCACGCGATCTTCGGGGAGGGGACGGTCGTCCAGGTTCGCGAACGGGGCGACGAAATCGAACTCGTCGTCGCCTTTCCCCATCCGTTGGGTGTGCGAACCCTTCTTCCCCGCTATGCGCCGATCATCCGCCGGAAAGGTTCCTGA
- a CDS encoding DUF3048 domain-containing protein, with product MKRLRVHAGWAVVLTIFVALAGCLSRPAQEPPAPVPSPAPKAPQPVPEYAPLTGREIGKPIPRRPLAVVIENAPDARPQSGLFAADFVYEMLAEGGIPRFLAVFHSGMPDEIGPVRSARPYFIEVARAFGAVLVHAGGSDEANAILAGGDPPHLDGLAAEGTYFWRSSDRKPPHNLYTSAEKLEAYMAARGIPQTGQPPRFSFAPGGPASLSSDVRPAGRVHITYWGSSPVTYTYAEDRGTYVRATAGKPDVDRKTQAPIQLSNLVIVRVPHAVVDDAGHLKIDLADVREAWWVAKGEAVPVEARWEGNGPYRLFLGSQEVPLVPGTTWVAVLPLRGCDVNFAP from the coding sequence ATGAAGAGGCTACGGGTGCACGCGGGGTGGGCGGTAGTCCTGACGATCTTCGTCGCCCTTGCGGGTTGTCTTTCCCGCCCGGCGCAAGAGCCGCCCGCCCCCGTTCCTTCACCCGCACCGAAAGCCCCACAGCCCGTTCCGGAGTACGCCCCCCTTACTGGCCGCGAGATCGGAAAGCCGATCCCCCGGCGGCCGCTGGCTGTGGTGATCGAAAACGCGCCGGACGCCCGTCCGCAGTCGGGCCTCTTTGCCGCGGATTTCGTCTACGAGATGCTCGCGGAAGGGGGGATTCCGCGTTTTCTCGCCGTGTTCCACAGCGGCATGCCCGACGAGATCGGTCCCGTACGCAGCGCCCGGCCGTATTTCATCGAAGTGGCCCGCGCGTTCGGGGCCGTCCTCGTACACGCGGGGGGGAGCGACGAGGCAAACGCGATCCTCGCGGGTGGAGATCCGCCGCACCTCGACGGTCTCGCCGCCGAAGGCACATACTTTTGGCGTTCTTCGGACCGAAAGCCCCCGCACAACCTGTACACGAGCGCCGAAAAGCTCGAAGCGTACATGGCCGCCCGCGGCATTCCGCAGACGGGACAACCTCCGCGGTTTTCCTTCGCGCCGGGAGGGCCGGCGTCCTTGTCTTCCGACGTTCGCCCGGCCGGCCGCGTGCACATCACCTATTGGGGTTCATCTCCCGTGACCTACACGTACGCGGAAGACAGGGGGACGTACGTCCGGGCTACGGCAGGGAAACCCGACGTAGACCGGAAGACGCAGGCACCCATTCAGCTGTCCAACCTCGTGATCGTGCGCGTTCCCCACGCGGTAGTCGACGATGCCGGGCACCTCAAGATCGACCTGGCCGACGTGCGGGAGGCGTGGTGGGTTGCCAAAGGGGAGGCCGTCCCCGTGGAGGCCCGGTGGGAGGGGAACGGGCCGTACCGGTTGTTCCTCGGATCGCAGGAAGTTCCCCTCGTTCCCGGAACGACGTGGGTCGCGGTGCTCCCGCTCCGCGGTTGCGACGTGAACTTCGCCCCCTAG
- a CDS encoding YerC/YecD family TrpR-related protein, translating into MNSQRLEKLRDSGLDSLFEAILTLETLEECYAFFDDLCTVNELKAMAQRFEVARMLVEGETYAAIEEKTGASTATISRVKRSLYYGSDGYALVLRKLKECRGGSPSPKASTSPPPSGEAEAREVPHPRR; encoded by the coding sequence ATGAATTCCCAGCGCCTGGAGAAGCTCCGCGATTCCGGGTTGGATTCTCTCTTCGAAGCCATCCTCACCCTAGAGACGCTCGAGGAATGCTACGCCTTTTTCGACGACCTCTGTACGGTAAACGAGCTCAAGGCGATGGCCCAGCGCTTTGAAGTTGCGCGCATGCTCGTGGAGGGGGAGACCTACGCCGCCATCGAAGAAAAAACCGGCGCGAGCACGGCGACGATCTCCCGCGTAAAGCGCAGCCTCTACTACGGAAGCGACGGCTACGCCCTCGTCTTGCGCAAGCTCAAGGAGTGCCGGGGAGGTTCGCCTTCCCCCAAGGCAAGTACAAGTCCGCCGCCTTCGGGCGAAGCCGAGGCACGCGAAGTTCCACATCCCAGACGGTGA
- the purD gene encoding phosphoribosylamine--glycine ligase translates to MRTPSRGAGEVARVHVLVVGSGGREYALGVALLRSPSVRRVSFTPGTDAMGVLGDVWRIPWTEPEEIAERVRAERVDLVVVGPEEPLAHGFADVLRARGIPVVGPGREGARLEASKVFAKELMREAGIPTAEFRVVEHISEAEDLLASGPYPLVIKADGLAQGKGVVVAGDEKEARAALGEMLEARRFGEAGSRVVVERFLEGVELTVHALVADNEAVLLPPVRDYKRLGTGDVGPNTGGMGGFSPLPGYGPAAEARVRAEVLDPLLAALDRRGISYRGILYLGLMWTAEGPHVLEFNVRFGDPEAQILLSRVAGDLGAVLSGLAEGRLRADALRFREERAVGVVVAAPGYPEAPVRGLPLPYPADPTLPVARGETPLLRVYYANVRAAEGVDFTRTRRGVFRSHDARLVSHGGRLLTVVGLGADWEEARRRAYAWAAPFREAGFFLREDVADEEHLRRYAERFSAV, encoded by the coding sequence GTGCGCACCCCGTCGCGCGGTGCCGGGGAGGTGGCCCGTGTGCATGTGCTCGTCGTAGGGTCTGGTGGGCGGGAGTACGCCCTGGGAGTCGCCCTTCTTCGCTCGCCGAGCGTTCGGCGCGTGAGCTTCACGCCGGGAACAGATGCCATGGGCGTCCTCGGCGACGTGTGGAGAATCCCCTGGACTGAGCCGGAAGAGATCGCCGAACGCGTGCGCGCGGAGCGCGTCGACCTCGTCGTCGTCGGCCCGGAAGAGCCGTTGGCCCACGGGTTTGCCGACGTCCTCCGCGCGCGCGGGATTCCCGTGGTAGGCCCCGGTAGGGAAGGGGCCCGCCTCGAGGCGAGCAAGGTGTTCGCCAAAGAGCTCATGCGCGAGGCGGGAATTCCAACGGCCGAGTTTCGCGTGGTCGAGCATATCTCCGAAGCCGAAGACCTCCTCGCCTCAGGTCCCTACCCTCTCGTGATCAAGGCCGACGGCCTTGCCCAGGGGAAGGGTGTCGTCGTCGCCGGCGACGAGAAGGAAGCCCGCGCCGCCCTGGGAGAGATGCTCGAGGCCCGCCGCTTCGGCGAGGCGGGAAGCCGGGTGGTCGTCGAACGCTTTCTCGAGGGCGTGGAGCTGACCGTGCACGCCCTCGTCGCCGACAACGAGGCGGTCCTTCTGCCGCCCGTCCGCGACTACAAACGCCTAGGGACAGGGGACGTCGGTCCGAACACCGGGGGGATGGGCGGGTTTTCCCCGCTTCCGGGGTACGGTCCCGCGGCGGAGGCGCGCGTACGCGCAGAAGTCCTCGATCCCCTCCTCGCCGCCCTCGATCGCCGGGGGATTTCCTACCGGGGCATCCTCTACCTCGGGCTCATGTGGACGGCGGAAGGGCCGCACGTCCTCGAGTTCAACGTGCGCTTCGGTGATCCGGAGGCTCAGATCCTCTTGAGCCGCGTCGCCGGGGATCTCGGCGCAGTTCTCTCCGGGCTCGCCGAAGGGCGCCTGCGTGCCGATGCCCTGCGCTTTCGCGAAGAACGGGCGGTGGGCGTCGTCGTCGCCGCTCCCGGCTATCCGGAAGCCCCGGTTCGGGGACTTCCTTTGCCCTATCCTGCCGACCCGACGCTTCCCGTGGCTCGCGGGGAGACGCCGCTTTTGCGCGTGTACTACGCCAACGTGCGCGCGGCGGAGGGGGTAGACTTTACGCGCACCCGGCGTGGGGTCTTCCGTTCCCACGACGCCCGCCTCGTTTCCCACGGCGGCCGACTCCTCACGGTTGTGGGATTGGGCGCGGACTGGGAAGAGGCGCGCCGTCGCGCGTACGCCTGGGCGGCCCCGTTTCGGGAGGCGGGGTTTTTCCTGCGCGAAGACGTCGCCGATGAAGAGCACCTCCGGCGGTATGCCGAGCGTTTTTCTGCCGTATGA
- the ligA gene encoding NAD-dependent DNA ligase LigA, which yields MASDTTGRWDVLPSGKQGSLFEFSNPAEGKPSTRDSSAERALPPEVLARMRELVELLNRYNYEYYTLGEPSVSDEEYDRLYDELVALEKETGVILPDSPTQKVGGPILEGFPPHRHKNPLWSLDKVTSAAEFRDWYDRVLRAIAAYRAEHPEEDIPERPTLVLEYKFDGLTVVLTYEDGLLTAAATRGDGTVGEMVLETVKVIPSVPLSIPEKEGTFEFQGEAIMPLSALARYNEEHPEKPLKNARNGVAGALRNYDTTEVRKRQIDIYFYHVNYASRRTFRRHTEMLDFLQAMRLKVHPYHKVFTDVEELIREVEAFAPKRAELDIDIDGMVIKIDEIRLREILGTTAKYPRWAIAWKFPALEVVTRLVGVEWRVGRTGVVTPTAVLEPVPVGGVIVRHATLNNVEDIERKGLTFALGRKVRLKRSGDVIPMILGPAEDTPPDEEHRIRPPERCPACGALLERDGPFLYCPNTLSCPPQLARQIVHYASREAMDIEGLSEKTAELLVERGLVRTVADLYTLREEDLLTLPLFKERKARKLLAAIEASKRRPLSRFLYALGIHNVGRETARVLAKRFRTFDAVRRATFEELLEVPGVGEVIAESIVSYFREPHVQEVLARLAELGVEPLPEAEETHGPHPLAGKTVVITGTLSSMTREEAKARLEALGAHVTDSVSRKTDYLIVGANPGSKLAKAEAYGIPRLTEAEFLALLGG from the coding sequence GTGGCTTCCGATACAACTGGGCGGTGGGATGTGCTGCCCTCCGGGAAGCAAGGGTCGCTCTTCGAGTTTTCCAATCCCGCCGAAGGGAAGCCTTCGACGAGGGATTCGTCCGCGGAACGCGCGCTCCCCCCGGAAGTCTTGGCGCGCATGCGCGAACTCGTCGAGCTCCTCAACCGCTACAACTACGAGTACTACACGCTCGGGGAGCCGAGCGTGTCCGACGAGGAGTACGACAGGCTCTACGACGAGCTCGTGGCGCTCGAAAAGGAGACGGGGGTAATTCTCCCCGATTCTCCCACGCAAAAGGTGGGCGGACCGATCCTCGAAGGTTTTCCGCCCCACCGCCACAAAAACCCCCTCTGGAGTCTGGACAAGGTGACCAGCGCTGCGGAGTTTCGCGACTGGTACGACCGCGTCCTCCGCGCCATCGCTGCCTACCGGGCGGAACACCCGGAGGAGGACATTCCCGAGCGCCCGACGCTGGTCCTCGAGTACAAGTTCGACGGGCTCACGGTGGTCCTCACGTACGAGGACGGGCTTCTCACGGCCGCGGCGACACGCGGCGACGGGACGGTAGGGGAGATGGTTCTCGAGACGGTCAAGGTGATCCCTTCCGTCCCCCTTTCCATCCCAGAGAAGGAGGGGACGTTCGAGTTTCAGGGTGAGGCGATCATGCCCCTTAGCGCCCTCGCCCGCTACAACGAAGAGCATCCGGAAAAGCCCCTCAAGAACGCCCGCAACGGCGTCGCCGGCGCCCTGCGCAACTACGACACGACCGAGGTGCGCAAGCGCCAGATCGACATCTACTTCTACCACGTGAACTACGCGAGTCGAAGGACCTTCCGCCGGCACACGGAGATGCTCGACTTTCTTCAGGCGATGCGCCTCAAGGTCCACCCCTACCACAAGGTCTTTACCGACGTCGAGGAACTCATCCGAGAGGTGGAGGCCTTTGCCCCCAAACGGGCGGAGCTCGACATCGACATCGACGGTATGGTGATCAAGATCGACGAAATTCGCCTGCGGGAGATCCTCGGGACCACGGCCAAGTACCCGCGCTGGGCCATCGCCTGGAAGTTCCCCGCCCTCGAGGTCGTCACCCGACTCGTGGGCGTGGAGTGGCGCGTCGGACGCACGGGAGTCGTCACGCCGACGGCGGTTCTCGAGCCCGTTCCGGTAGGGGGCGTGATCGTGCGCCATGCGACGCTCAACAACGTCGAGGACATCGAGCGCAAAGGCCTGACGTTTGCCCTGGGGCGGAAGGTACGTCTCAAGCGGAGCGGCGACGTGATCCCCATGATCCTCGGCCCTGCCGAGGATACCCCTCCGGATGAAGAGCACCGCATCCGACCGCCGGAGCGCTGTCCCGCCTGCGGCGCGCTTCTCGAGCGCGACGGCCCGTTTCTCTACTGCCCGAACACCCTCTCCTGTCCGCCGCAGCTCGCCCGCCAGATCGTCCACTACGCGTCTCGCGAGGCGATGGACATCGAGGGGCTGAGCGAAAAGACGGCGGAACTCCTCGTAGAGCGCGGGCTCGTCCGTACCGTAGCCGACCTCTACACCCTCCGCGAAGAAGACCTCCTTACGTTGCCCCTCTTTAAGGAACGGAAGGCGCGCAAGCTCCTCGCCGCCATCGAGGCGAGCAAGCGCCGTCCCCTCTCGCGCTTCCTCTACGCCCTCGGCATACACAACGTGGGCCGAGAAACGGCCCGCGTACTCGCCAAGCGCTTCCGCACCTTCGACGCGGTCCGGCGTGCCACATTTGAGGAACTCCTGGAAGTCCCGGGCGTGGGCGAGGTGATCGCGGAATCGATCGTCTCGTACTTCCGCGAGCCGCACGTACAGGAAGTCCTCGCCCGCCTCGCAGAACTCGGGGTAGAGCCTCTGCCCGAGGCGGAGGAGACGCACGGACCGCACCCCCTCGCGGGGAAGACGGTCGTGATCACGGGTACCCTTTCCTCCATGACGCGGGAAGAGGCGAAGGCGCGCCTCGAAGCCCTCGGCGCCCACGTGACGGACAGCGTCTCGCGCAAGACCGACTACCTCATCGTCGGCGCCAATCCGGGATCCAAACTGGCCAAGGCC
- the purH gene encoding bifunctional phosphoribosylaminoimidazolecarboxamide formyltransferase/IMP cyclohydrolase, translating into MPVRRALMSLYTKPPYLPFARELVRRGVELYASGGTAAYLREAGLPVISLDTLTGFSELLGGRVKTLHPRVFAGILARPTSEDLSSVEAAGGVPFDLVVVDLYPFEDARDKGLRGEELVELVDIGGVALLRAAAKAHARVFVVSSPADVSLALEGLDAPPERALAVRRALAERAFRRTAFYDLAIAYAFREGRFGELGTASPAEKPENEGAQEESAPLPWEEVLAAGGAAALPGGAASEPPSPLPRSIVVWGVEGKELRYGENPHQRGAFFRLAGASGPSLADLRLLSGKPLSYTNYLDVERALRLLADLEAEFSAPAAVVFKHASPAAAAIGADVLEAYRRAHDADPVSIFGGVVAVNRPADEALVQALAEIFLDVVLFPEGTDLDLLEPLTRKKNLRVFVYPRDFLRPAEDLDLRSVRGGLLLSVRERRAPSFRTVGAHPVPEELWPSLRLAWTVSAHVTSNAIVLARDGVTVGVGAGQPNRVGSAEIALRQAGERARGAVLASDGFLPFPDTVELARAAGVRAIVQPGGSVRDAEVIQAADAAGIAMVFTDVRVFRH; encoded by the coding sequence ATGCCCGTACGCCGCGCGCTCATGAGCCTCTACACGAAGCCGCCGTATCTCCCCTTTGCCCGAGAACTGGTGCGTCGGGGCGTAGAACTTTACGCTTCTGGGGGCACGGCGGCCTACCTGCGGGAGGCTGGGCTCCCCGTGATCTCCCTCGATACGTTGACCGGCTTTTCTGAGCTCTTGGGAGGGCGCGTGAAGACCTTGCACCCTCGCGTGTTTGCGGGAATCCTCGCACGCCCCACGTCCGAAGACCTCTCTTCCGTAGAGGCGGCGGGAGGCGTACCGTTCGACCTCGTCGTCGTCGACCTCTACCCGTTTGAGGACGCGCGGGACAAGGGCTTGCGCGGCGAGGAACTCGTCGAACTCGTGGACATCGGTGGCGTCGCCCTCCTCCGCGCCGCGGCGAAGGCCCACGCGCGCGTCTTCGTCGTCTCTTCTCCTGCGGACGTCTCCCTCGCCCTCGAAGGTCTCGACGCCCCTCCGGAGCGCGCCCTCGCCGTACGTCGCGCGCTCGCCGAACGCGCGTTTCGCCGTACGGCCTTCTACGATTTGGCCATTGCCTACGCCTTTCGCGAAGGCCGCTTCGGGGAACTGGGGACGGCTTCCCCCGCGGAAAAACCCGAAAACGAAGGGGCGCAGGAGGAAAGCGCCCCACTTCCTTGGGAAGAGGTTCTCGCTGCCGGAGGGGCAGCGGCCCTTCCGGGCGGTGCGGCTTCGGAACCTCCCTCGCCCCTGCCGCGGTCGATCGTCGTCTGGGGTGTAGAAGGAAAAGAGCTCCGCTACGGCGAAAACCCCCATCAGCGCGGTGCGTTTTTCCGCCTCGCCGGAGCTTCGGGGCCTTCCCTGGCCGATCTCCGACTCTTGAGTGGGAAGCCCCTTTCGTACACGAACTACCTCGACGTCGAACGCGCCCTGCGCCTCCTCGCCGACCTTGAGGCGGAATTTTCCGCTCCGGCCGCAGTCGTCTTCAAACACGCCTCGCCCGCGGCGGCGGCGATCGGCGCGGACGTCCTCGAAGCGTACCGCCGGGCGCACGACGCCGACCCCGTGTCCATCTTCGGCGGCGTCGTGGCCGTAAACCGGCCCGCCGACGAGGCGCTCGTACAGGCGTTGGCGGAGATCTTCCTCGACGTCGTCCTCTTTCCGGAGGGGACGGACCTCGACCTCCTCGAGCCCCTCACGCGCAAGAAAAACCTGCGCGTCTTCGTGTACCCCCGCGACTTCCTCCGTCCCGCGGAAGACCTCGACCTTCGGAGCGTCCGGGGAGGGCTTCTCCTCTCCGTACGCGAACGGCGCGCGCCTTCCTTCCGCACCGTGGGCGCCCATCCGGTCCCGGAGGAGCTCTGGCCGAGCCTGCGCCTTGCCTGGACGGTGTCCGCCCACGTGACGTCGAACGCCATCGTCCTCGCCCGAGACGGAGTTACGGTGGGGGTAGGTGCGGGACAGCCCAACCGCGTGGGTTCGGCGGAAATCGCCCTGCGCCAGGCCGGCGAGCGCGCCCGCGGCGCCGTCCTCGCCTCGGACGGATTTTTGCCCTTTCCCGATACCGTAGAGCTCGCCCGCGCCGCGGGCGTACGGGCGATCGTCCAGCCCGGCGGTTCCGTACGCGATGCGGAAGTCATTCAGGCTGCCGATGCGGCCGGCATTGCCATGGTCTTCACGGACGTCCGCGTCTTTCGCCACTGA